A region from the Cryptosporangium arvum DSM 44712 genome encodes:
- a CDS encoding alpha/beta hydrolase, with protein MVKSRVALAVGLVAVVIAGVVWGPGLVIRLAISGSHPFALDRYYRQDVTWHGCRAGADDPTGRSLDDAGARCTEITVPVDYDEPAGRTLTLAVARRLGTDTDHHLGTLVVHTGNPGGSRDGVLAVLQGLRPDMVHGSPDVAARYDLVGVDSRFTGRSTRLGCGWPGGRGAVRAAPDRRAFDASVAAAKDLAARCAKADDLLPHASTRTLARDLDVVRSALTTERVSYLGWSSGGYLGAVYAQLFPTHVRRVVLDSTPVSPPIGGAADEAVLAHWAGWAAERDATAGLGASPDQVLATVERIRRRAAGAGIAVAGRRVDAATLPGLLRPSADTEAAYARFSAVVRALDGRSGPVEPVPGPTDGETATRCADRPAVRDPESYFRDVQAHRRDEPLFGPLARNVTPCAFWPVEPTDRPVEITSDVPALLIGADGDPVAPPASRRALHAGLSRSVEVTLRGAFRHRVYLYDGNTCVDRLVDDYLLNKTLPPADRDCTRG; from the coding sequence GTGGTGAAATCGCGCGTCGCCCTCGCCGTCGGTCTCGTCGCGGTGGTGATCGCCGGCGTCGTGTGGGGGCCGGGCCTCGTGATCCGGCTGGCGATCAGCGGGAGCCACCCGTTCGCGCTGGACCGCTACTACCGCCAGGACGTGACCTGGCACGGCTGCCGGGCGGGGGCGGACGATCCCACCGGCCGGTCGCTCGACGACGCCGGCGCCCGCTGCACGGAGATCACCGTGCCGGTGGACTACGACGAGCCCGCGGGGCGCACGCTCACGCTGGCCGTCGCCCGCCGCCTCGGCACCGACACCGACCACCACCTGGGAACGCTCGTCGTCCACACCGGAAACCCCGGCGGGTCACGCGACGGCGTCCTGGCCGTGCTGCAGGGGCTGCGGCCGGACATGGTGCACGGCTCGCCGGACGTCGCGGCCCGCTACGACCTGGTGGGCGTCGACTCGCGGTTCACCGGCCGCAGCACGCGGCTCGGGTGCGGCTGGCCGGGCGGGCGCGGCGCGGTGCGTGCCGCCCCCGACCGGCGCGCGTTCGACGCGAGCGTCGCCGCCGCGAAAGACCTGGCCGCGCGGTGCGCGAAGGCCGACGACCTGCTGCCGCACGCGTCGACACGCACGCTCGCCCGTGATCTGGACGTCGTGCGCAGCGCCCTCACCACCGAGCGCGTCTCCTACCTCGGCTGGTCGTCCGGCGGGTATCTGGGCGCCGTCTACGCGCAGCTGTTCCCGACGCACGTGCGGCGCGTGGTGCTCGACAGCACCCCGGTGTCCCCGCCGATCGGCGGCGCGGCGGACGAGGCCGTGCTGGCGCACTGGGCCGGCTGGGCCGCGGAGCGCGACGCGACCGCCGGCCTCGGTGCGAGCCCGGACCAGGTGCTCGCCACCGTGGAGCGGATCCGGCGGCGCGCGGCCGGTGCCGGGATCGCGGTGGCCGGGCGCCGCGTCGACGCGGCGACCCTGCCCGGCCTGCTGCGCCCTTCCGCCGACACCGAGGCGGCGTACGCGCGGTTCAGCGCCGTGGTGCGGGCGCTCGACGGACGCTCGGGGCCAGTCGAACCGGTTCCCGGCCCGACCGACGGGGAGACCGCGACCCGGTGCGCGGACCGGCCGGCGGTCCGCGACCCGGAGTCCTACTTCCGGGACGTCCAGGCCCACCGACGCGACGAGCCGCTCTTCGGACCGCTCGCGCGCAACGTCACGCCGTGCGCGTTCTGGCCGGTCGAACCGACCGATCGGCCGGTGGAGATCACCAGCGACGTCCCCGCGCTGCTGATCGGAGCCGACGGTGACCCGGTCGCACCGCCCGCGAGCCGGCGCGCCCTGCACGCGGGCCTCTCGCGGTCGGTCGAGGTGACCCTGCGCGGCGCGTTCCGCCACCGCGTCTACCTCTACGACGGCAACACGTGCGTCGACCGGCTCGTCGACGACTACCTGCTGAACAAGACGCTTCCCCCGGCCGACCGGGACTGCACCCGCGGCTGA
- a CDS encoding class I SAM-dependent methyltransferase has product MTLGLVFDEVAELYDRIRPGYPDQAFADLGSLTGVGSGSSVLEIGCGTGQATRSLAGLGYTVTALEPGHALAARARRRLVRYPAVDVVPTTFERWDDRGLRFDLLVAASSWHWVDPVVGWPRAHDVLRPGGWMALLGHVVVRRPEEPEMYAATADLHERFAPGNPGWGNPPAEDEARAAADVEWPGFGPVTTRWYPTVQELDGAGLADLLRTTSLYRRLEPGVREPLLDAIAERVRTDLDDRVVRRYLSVLRLAPR; this is encoded by the coding sequence ATGACCCTGGGCCTGGTGTTCGACGAGGTGGCGGAGCTCTACGACCGGATCCGGCCGGGCTACCCCGACCAGGCCTTCGCCGACCTGGGCTCGCTCACCGGGGTCGGGAGCGGGTCGTCCGTGCTCGAAATCGGGTGCGGCACGGGCCAGGCGACCCGGTCGCTGGCCGGGCTCGGGTACACGGTCACGGCGCTGGAGCCGGGCCACGCGCTGGCCGCGCGGGCGCGTCGCCGGTTGGTTCGGTACCCCGCGGTCGACGTCGTGCCGACGACGTTCGAGCGGTGGGACGATCGGGGCCTGCGGTTCGATCTGCTGGTGGCCGCGTCGTCGTGGCACTGGGTGGATCCCGTGGTCGGCTGGCCGCGGGCGCACGACGTGCTCCGGCCGGGCGGCTGGATGGCGCTGCTCGGGCACGTCGTGGTGCGGCGGCCGGAGGAGCCGGAGATGTACGCCGCCACCGCCGACCTGCACGAGCGGTTCGCGCCGGGGAACCCCGGCTGGGGCAACCCGCCGGCGGAGGACGAGGCCCGCGCCGCGGCGGACGTCGAGTGGCCGGGGTTCGGCCCGGTGACCACACGCTGGTACCCGACCGTCCAGGAACTCGACGGGGCGGGCCTCGCCGACCTGCTCCGCACGACGTCGCTCTACCGGCGGCTCGAGCCCGGCGTCCGCGAACCCCTCCTCGACGCGATCGCCGAGCGCGTCCGCACGGATCTGGACGACCGCGTCGTCCGCCGCTACCTGAGCGTGCTGCGTCTGGCGCCGCGCTGA
- a CDS encoding TetR/AcrR family transcriptional regulator translates to MKTSEARARLLATATRIFYADGIHSVGVDRIVSEAQVTRATLYRHFPGKEDLVVAYLTEVDRAIRAKAGELLAEDRPAADTLRTLARAIADDIRSPGFRGCAFLNAVAEYPDVEHPVHQVVLAHRQWFLDTVTGLFARTADLPAEPAAQHFVMLRDGAMAAGCLFDPALICETFLRGVDGLLRARA, encoded by the coding sequence GTGAAGACCTCGGAAGCCCGGGCTCGGCTGCTCGCCACCGCGACCCGGATCTTCTACGCCGACGGTATCCATTCGGTCGGCGTCGACCGCATCGTCAGCGAGGCGCAGGTCACCCGGGCCACGCTCTACCGGCACTTCCCCGGCAAGGAAGACCTCGTCGTCGCCTACCTCACCGAGGTCGACCGGGCCATCCGCGCGAAGGCCGGCGAGCTGCTCGCGGAGGACCGGCCGGCCGCCGACACGCTCCGGACCCTGGCCCGGGCCATCGCCGACGACATCCGGTCCCCCGGCTTCCGCGGGTGCGCGTTCCTCAACGCGGTCGCCGAGTACCCCGACGTCGAACACCCGGTCCACCAGGTGGTGCTCGCCCACCGGCAGTGGTTCCTCGACACGGTCACCGGCCTGTTCGCGCGCACGGCGGACCTCCCCGCCGAGCCCGCCGCGCAGCACTTCGTCATGCTGCGCGACGGCGCGATGGCCGCGGGCTGCCTGTTCGACCCGGCGTTGATCTGCGAAACCTTCCTCCGCGGCGTCGACGGCCTCCTCCGCGCCCGAGCCTGA
- a CDS encoding class I SAM-dependent methyltransferase: MFTRQGPTLGELTVQALSSVERGYDLLAPKFDHTPFRTPAIVLDATADALAGHGPFTDGLDVCCGTGAGLTVVETLCPGRATGVDFSAGMLARAREAHPGATWVRADARALPFAGAFDLAVSFGALGHFLPADRPALFAGVFRALRPGGLFAFPIEAPPPVASGWYWFTRGFDLTMRVRNAVWRPPFVMYYRTSALPAVRADLSAAGFTPTSVELTAAGEYRPGSPRCLLVLARKP, translated from the coding sequence GTGTTCACGCGCCAAGGGCCGACGCTGGGTGAACTGACCGTGCAGGCACTGTCCTCAGTCGAACGTGGTTACGACCTGCTCGCCCCGAAGTTCGACCACACGCCGTTCCGCACGCCGGCGATCGTGCTCGACGCGACCGCCGACGCGCTGGCCGGGCACGGCCCGTTCACCGACGGTCTCGACGTGTGCTGCGGGACCGGCGCCGGGCTCACCGTCGTGGAGACGCTCTGCCCCGGGCGCGCCACCGGCGTCGACTTCAGCGCGGGCATGCTCGCGCGGGCACGGGAAGCGCACCCGGGCGCCACCTGGGTCCGCGCCGACGCCCGCGCGCTGCCGTTCGCCGGGGCGTTCGACCTCGCGGTCAGCTTCGGCGCCCTCGGGCACTTCCTGCCCGCCGACCGGCCCGCGCTGTTCGCGGGGGTGTTCCGCGCGCTGCGCCCGGGCGGCCTGTTCGCGTTCCCGATCGAGGCGCCGCCACCGGTCGCGTCGGGCTGGTACTGGTTCACCCGCGGGTTCGACCTGACGATGCGTGTGCGCAACGCGGTGTGGCGCCCGCCGTTCGTCATGTACTACCGCACCAGCGCCCTGCCGGCCGTCCGCGCCGACCTGTCGGCCGCCGGTTTCACCCCGACGTCGGTCGAGCTCACCGCGGCCGGCGAATACCGTCCCGGCAGCCCGCGGTGCCTGCTGGTGCTCGCCCGCAAACCCTGA
- a CDS encoding sensor histidine kinase: MDSDAEEARLAALRSYQVLDRPRPATLDALTGLAAVLFETPLSAVSLIDRDRQWFAGSTGLADRQTPLSVSFCVHTLTDKQLLVVPDARLDHRFSAYPNVREGPRIRFYAGAPIVDEDGFALGALCVVDDRPRDPSDRLLDQLTALAGQAAGHLALIRSRLRLADLGDELARAEQREEDLVASITHELRTPVTSIQGYLELLADSGDPGLAAEFMEPIQRNGDRLVAVVNHLIAGTRSDATALPVVLAPMDLGAIADAATRACASLAEAHGVTLRLTDGEPVPLEADAALLTRAVEQLVRNAVLFTPPGGHVTVDVPGGPVAGVTVTDDGVGVPPDELPYVFDRFYRGRYAREQAVPGVGLGLALARQLVGAHGGELHLTSSGGVTTAGLVLPAATPDGSRRPRR, translated from the coding sequence ATGGACTCGGACGCCGAAGAGGCTCGTCTCGCGGCCTTGCGTAGCTACCAGGTACTCGACCGGCCCCGCCCGGCGACGCTCGACGCGCTGACCGGGCTGGCCGCGGTCCTCTTCGAGACCCCGCTGTCCGCGGTGTCGCTGATCGACCGGGACCGGCAGTGGTTCGCCGGCAGCACCGGCCTGGCCGACCGCCAGACCCCGCTGTCGGTGTCGTTCTGCGTCCACACGCTGACGGACAAGCAGCTGCTCGTCGTCCCGGACGCCCGGCTCGACCACCGGTTCAGCGCCTACCCGAACGTGCGCGAGGGCCCGCGCATCCGCTTCTACGCGGGCGCGCCGATCGTCGACGAGGACGGTTTTGCGCTCGGCGCGCTGTGCGTCGTCGACGACCGCCCCCGGGACCCCTCCGACCGGCTCCTCGATCAGCTGACCGCGCTCGCGGGCCAGGCCGCCGGGCACCTCGCGCTGATCCGCAGCCGCCTGCGCCTGGCCGACCTGGGCGACGAACTGGCGCGCGCCGAGCAGCGCGAGGAGGACCTGGTCGCGTCGATCACGCACGAGCTCCGCACCCCGGTCACGTCCATCCAGGGCTATCTGGAGCTGCTCGCCGACAGCGGCGACCCGGGCCTCGCGGCCGAATTCATGGAGCCGATCCAGCGCAACGGGGATCGCCTGGTGGCGGTGGTCAACCACCTCATCGCCGGTACCCGGTCGGACGCGACGGCGCTGCCCGTCGTGCTCGCGCCGATGGACCTGGGCGCGATCGCGGACGCCGCCACCAGGGCCTGCGCGAGCCTGGCCGAGGCCCACGGGGTGACGCTGCGGCTCACCGACGGCGAGCCGGTGCCGCTGGAGGCCGACGCCGCCCTGCTCACGCGGGCCGTCGAGCAGCTCGTGCGCAACGCCGTGCTGTTCACCCCGCCCGGCGGTCACGTCACCGTCGACGTACCCGGCGGACCGGTCGCGGGCGTCACGGTCACCGACGACGGCGTCGGCGTGCCGCCGGACGAACTGCCGTACGTCTTCGACCGCTTCTACCGGGGCCGTTACGCACGCGAGCAGGCCGTGCCCGGCGTCGGCCTGGGCCTGGCGCTGGCGCGGCAACTGGTCGGCGCGCACGGCGGCGAACTGCACCTGACCTCGTCCGGCGGGGTGACCACCGCCGGACTGGTGCTCCCCGCGGCTACGCCGGACGGATCCCGACGACCCCGTCGATGA
- a CDS encoding hybrid sensor histidine kinase/response regulator produces MSVAAPAERFRWLLDATAMAIVGVDDTGHIIMTNRQADRLFGYPPDALVGHPIEVLVPEAVERAHIAYRNQYLLDPRTRPMGHGLKLSARRQDGSEFPAEISLAALETDDGILVAATVHDITERVAAERDRERMQAELDRSRRLESIGQLAAGIAHDFNNTLGIMFGQVEVLLDDMDELPSLDTEDARDELRAGLSRIQEAGKRAAQLTQGLLAFGQRQVLHAEPVELDQIATEAARMLSHSLGGRVTLTTELNTTGRRVLADRGKLEQVLFNLVINARDAMPQGGRITVSTEAVPLADEDAHNVGLPPGPYLSLRVRDTGTGIPAEIAERVFEPFFTTKSEGQGTGLGLATVHGTVQQAGGTVLLDSRVGEGTVFTILLPALKPRPAPPPPSPNAPEDLSARRAAYRILVLDDEVELRDLAAQLLRRSGYQSQIATSGEDAVEQARTTDIDVLLTDVSMPGMSGPQTADAVRAVRPSVQVVYMSGYARALATGEDVVFIEKPITKAALLKLIDGVVGIRPA; encoded by the coding sequence GTGTCCGTAGCGGCACCGGCGGAACGTTTCCGGTGGTTGCTGGACGCGACGGCGATGGCGATCGTCGGTGTCGACGACACCGGCCACATCATCATGACCAACCGGCAGGCCGATCGTCTGTTCGGCTATCCGCCCGACGCGCTCGTCGGCCACCCCATCGAAGTGCTGGTGCCCGAGGCCGTCGAACGGGCCCACATCGCGTACCGCAACCAGTACCTGCTCGACCCCCGGACCCGGCCGATGGGGCACGGGCTGAAGCTGAGCGCGCGGCGCCAGGACGGCAGCGAGTTCCCCGCGGAGATCTCGCTGGCCGCGTTGGAGACCGACGACGGCATCCTGGTCGCGGCGACCGTGCACGACATCACCGAGCGCGTCGCCGCCGAGCGCGACCGCGAGCGGATGCAGGCGGAGCTGGACCGCTCTCGGCGGCTGGAGAGTATCGGGCAGCTCGCGGCCGGCATCGCCCACGACTTCAACAACACGCTCGGAATCATGTTCGGCCAGGTCGAGGTCCTCCTCGACGACATGGACGAGTTGCCGTCGCTGGACACCGAGGACGCTCGCGACGAGCTGCGCGCCGGCCTGTCGCGCATCCAGGAGGCCGGGAAACGCGCGGCTCAGCTCACCCAGGGTCTGCTCGCCTTCGGCCAGCGGCAGGTGCTGCACGCCGAACCGGTCGAGCTGGACCAGATCGCCACCGAAGCGGCACGCATGCTCTCGCACAGCCTCGGCGGACGCGTCACGCTCACCACCGAGCTGAACACGACCGGCCGCCGGGTGCTGGCCGACCGCGGCAAGCTCGAGCAGGTGCTGTTCAACCTCGTCATCAACGCCCGGGACGCGATGCCGCAGGGCGGACGGATCACGGTCAGCACCGAGGCCGTTCCGCTGGCCGACGAGGACGCGCACAACGTCGGGCTGCCGCCCGGGCCGTACCTGTCGCTGCGGGTGCGCGACACCGGCACCGGCATCCCGGCGGAGATCGCCGAGCGGGTGTTCGAGCCGTTCTTCACGACCAAGTCCGAGGGGCAGGGCACCGGGCTCGGGCTGGCGACCGTGCACGGCACCGTGCAGCAGGCCGGCGGCACCGTGCTGCTGGACTCGCGGGTCGGCGAAGGCACGGTCTTCACGATCCTGCTGCCCGCCCTCAAGCCCCGCCCGGCTCCGCCGCCGCCGTCCCCGAACGCGCCGGAGGACCTGTCCGCGCGCCGGGCCGCCTACCGGATCCTCGTCCTCGACGACGAGGTCGAGCTGCGCGACCTCGCCGCTCAGCTGCTGCGTCGCAGCGGCTACCAGTCCCAGATCGCGACCTCCGGCGAGGACGCGGTCGAGCAGGCCCGCACCACCGACATCGACGTGCTGCTCACCGACGTCTCGATGCCGGGGATGTCCGGTCCGCAGACCGCCGACGCGGTCCGGGCGGTCCGGCCCTCGGTCCAGGTCGTCTACATGTCCGGGTACGCGCGGGCGCTGGCCACCGGTGAGGACGTGGTGTTCATCGAGAAGCCGATCACCAAGGCGGCCCTGCTCAAGCTCATCGACGGGGTCGTCGGGATCCGTCCGGCGTAG
- a CDS encoding response regulator transcription factor encodes MNSLAAPVTAAGANRTTSLVLVVEDEPDLLMMFRRALLRSGFDVATATNGREGLAAASELRPDVIVLDIVMPGESGFRVCQLLRRSEATRATPVLLLSAAPTDTNVAQGRQSGATGFLAKPLSPAMLAEHVRAMLDHAVRPFSLAPGLG; translated from the coding sequence GTGAACTCACTCGCCGCACCGGTCACCGCCGCCGGGGCGAACCGGACGACGTCGCTGGTGCTCGTGGTCGAGGACGAGCCCGACCTCCTCATGATGTTCCGGCGGGCCCTGCTGCGTTCCGGCTTCGACGTCGCCACCGCGACGAACGGCCGCGAAGGCCTGGCCGCCGCGAGCGAGCTGCGGCCCGACGTGATCGTGCTCGACATCGTGATGCCCGGCGAGTCCGGGTTCCGCGTCTGCCAGCTGTTGCGCCGCAGCGAAGCCACCCGGGCCACGCCGGTCCTGCTGCTCAGCGCCGCCCCCACCGACACGAACGTCGCGCAGGGCCGCCAATCCGGCGCCACCGGGTTCCTCGCCAAGCCCCTGAGCCCCGCGATGCTGGCCGAGCACGTGCGCGCGATGCTCGACCACGCCGTGCGCCCGTTCTCCCTGGCCCCCGGCCTCGGTTAG
- a CDS encoding WD40 repeat domain-containing serine/threonine protein kinase — protein sequence MMIDRRQIAAALPQYEIGEPLGRGAHGLVFAARHRRLSSMRAVKAMLVVDQDVAEASQRFLTEARVMTALDHPHIVRVHEYAEAGPLLLLVMEYMAGGTLGDRMRGPVPTEKATAWTVAVADALESAHRRGVVHRDIKPANLLFTTDGVVKVGDFGIAKLFAGSDATASGMMVGTPRYVAPEQISGQRVGPPSDVYGLSATLYEMLAGRSLFPRELTVPGLLHHHLSVPPRPLEDVPPALAGVVLRALAKDPADRPATAREFARALLQAADQDLGPEWTSRSGVPMRVDAAVMRSAAPVDDAATVPLADRRIPSFEPAAEDAPTVARSDGGGRTGEKASGRRVVVLAAGVATAVLVAAGVAGAVVRSGAEGGPANAAASSTASSAAAAPAPAKPVAVPTRTTLVTSFESRSRTTHELTFSDDTTKLIETDQYGVTSVWTRGRTEPVRLAADRLTIRSAIFSADGTTVITGQKGALRRYDAATGRMSSTTPLRGVDDVTSLAPYSAGRDVVLGDWLGQVWDSPSQSRATSVGTQGDGILAIAVDPRGERIASGNSDEIRLWDRRSRRVIAAIPGRFVTDVKFSPDGTALASTDQSGDVSLWDATTGAQRGTTIPAINGGPDGERTFFGFTAGGTALVTSNGGTLRWWSSTTGEQLGDPVTLSGADGAAGFSPDGTQVAVSTPGGKITIWKLS from the coding sequence ATGATGATCGACCGGCGCCAGATCGCGGCCGCCTTACCGCAGTACGAGATCGGTGAGCCGCTCGGACGCGGCGCGCACGGCCTGGTGTTCGCCGCCCGCCACCGCCGGCTCTCCTCGATGCGGGCGGTGAAGGCGATGCTCGTCGTCGACCAGGACGTCGCCGAGGCCTCGCAGCGGTTCCTCACCGAGGCGCGGGTGATGACCGCGCTGGACCACCCGCACATCGTGCGGGTGCACGAGTACGCCGAGGCCGGTCCACTGTTGCTGCTGGTCATGGAGTACATGGCCGGGGGCACGCTCGGTGATCGGATGCGGGGACCGGTGCCGACGGAGAAGGCGACGGCGTGGACGGTCGCGGTCGCCGACGCGCTGGAGAGCGCGCACCGGCGCGGGGTCGTGCACCGGGACATCAAACCGGCGAACCTGCTGTTCACCACCGACGGCGTGGTCAAGGTCGGCGACTTCGGGATCGCGAAACTGTTCGCCGGGTCGGACGCGACGGCGAGCGGCATGATGGTCGGCACCCCGCGGTACGTCGCTCCGGAGCAGATCAGCGGGCAGCGGGTGGGGCCGCCGTCCGACGTCTACGGGCTGAGCGCGACGCTGTACGAGATGCTCGCCGGGCGGTCGCTGTTCCCGCGCGAGCTGACCGTGCCCGGGCTGCTGCACCATCACCTGTCGGTGCCGCCGCGACCGCTGGAGGACGTACCCCCCGCGTTGGCCGGGGTCGTGCTCCGTGCGCTGGCGAAGGACCCGGCGGATCGTCCGGCGACCGCGCGGGAGTTCGCGCGTGCGCTGCTCCAGGCGGCCGACCAGGATCTCGGGCCGGAGTGGACGAGCCGGTCGGGGGTCCCGATGCGGGTCGACGCGGCGGTGATGCGGTCGGCGGCACCGGTGGACGACGCGGCGACCGTGCCGCTCGCCGACCGCCGGATCCCCTCGTTCGAGCCGGCCGCGGAGGACGCGCCGACCGTCGCCCGTTCCGACGGCGGCGGCCGCACCGGGGAGAAGGCGTCCGGCCGGCGTGTGGTCGTGCTCGCGGCCGGCGTCGCCACCGCCGTGCTGGTGGCCGCGGGGGTGGCCGGCGCGGTGGTCCGGAGCGGCGCCGAGGGCGGGCCGGCGAACGCGGCCGCCTCCTCGACCGCGTCCTCGGCCGCCGCGGCACCGGCGCCGGCGAAGCCGGTGGCCGTGCCGACCCGCACGACGCTCGTCACCAGCTTCGAATCCCGTTCCCGCACCACACACGAGCTGACGTTCAGCGACGACACGACGAAGCTCATCGAGACCGACCAGTACGGCGTCACCAGCGTCTGGACGCGCGGCCGCACCGAGCCCGTCCGGCTGGCCGCCGACCGGCTGACGATCCGTTCGGCGATCTTCAGCGCCGACGGCACCACGGTGATCACCGGCCAGAAAGGCGCACTGCGCCGGTACGACGCCGCCACCGGCCGGATGAGCAGCACCACCCCGCTGCGGGGCGTGGACGACGTGACCTCGCTCGCGCCCTACTCGGCGGGGCGTGACGTCGTGCTCGGCGACTGGCTGGGTCAGGTCTGGGACAGCCCGTCGCAAAGCCGGGCGACCTCGGTGGGCACCCAGGGCGACGGGATCCTCGCGATCGCGGTCGACCCCCGCGGCGAACGGATCGCGTCCGGCAACAGCGACGAGATCCGGCTCTGGGACCGCCGCAGCCGCAGGGTGATCGCGGCGATCCCGGGCCGGTTCGTCACCGACGTGAAGTTCAGCCCGGACGGCACGGCGCTCGCCTCCACCGATCAGAGCGGGGACGTGTCCCTGTGGGACGCCACCACCGGCGCCCAGCGGGGCACCACGATCCCGGCGATCAACGGCGGCCCGGACGGCGAGCGGACGTTCTTCGGCTTCACCGCCGGGGGCACCGCGCTGGTGACGAGCAACGGGGGCACGCTGCGCTGGTGGAGCAGCACGACCGGCGAGCAGCTCGGCGACCCGGTGACGCTGTCCGGTGCCGACGGTGCCGCCGGTTTCAGCCCGGACGGAACCCAGGTGGCCGTCAGCACACCGGGCGGCAAGATCACGATCTGGAAGCTGAGCTGA
- a CDS encoding SDR family oxidoreductase: MTTSKIILVTGASSGIGAAVVRRLAADGHHVVAAARRTDRLDALAASSTGSVEVAGLDVADRAAVTALVERVRARHGRLDVLVANAGVMLLSRLDAGLVDEWDRMLDVNVRGLLNGIAAALPAFRDQGAGHLVSIASVGAHEVVPTSAVYSATKHAVWAITEGLRQEADPGLRVSTISPGVVESELAEHITDPHARDAMRTYRAASIPPEAIAATVAFAIDQPGDVDVNEVIVRPTRQRP, from the coding sequence ATGACTACGTCGAAGATCATCCTCGTCACCGGCGCCAGCAGCGGCATCGGAGCCGCGGTCGTGCGCCGCCTCGCCGCTGACGGCCACCACGTCGTCGCGGCCGCCCGCCGCACGGACCGCCTCGACGCCCTGGCCGCCTCGTCCACCGGCTCGGTCGAGGTCGCCGGGCTCGACGTCGCCGACCGTGCCGCCGTCACCGCGCTCGTCGAGCGGGTGCGTGCCCGCCACGGCCGTCTCGACGTGCTCGTGGCCAACGCCGGGGTCATGTTGCTCTCGCGTCTGGACGCCGGGCTCGTCGACGAATGGGACCGCATGCTCGACGTCAACGTCCGCGGCCTGCTCAACGGCATCGCGGCGGCGCTACCGGCCTTCCGCGACCAGGGCGCGGGGCACCTCGTCAGCATCGCGTCGGTCGGCGCGCACGAGGTCGTGCCGACCTCCGCGGTCTATTCGGCCACCAAGCACGCGGTCTGGGCGATCACCGAGGGACTGCGCCAGGAGGCCGATCCGGGCCTCCGGGTGTCGACGATCTCGCCCGGAGTGGTGGAGTCCGAACTGGCCGAACACATCACCGACCCGCACGCCCGGGACGCGATGCGTACCTACCGGGCGGCGTCGATCCCGCCGGAGGCGATCGCGGCCACCGTCGCGTTCGCGATCGATCAGCCCGGCGACGTCGACGTCAACGAGGTGATCGTGCGCCCCACCCGGCAGCGCCCGTAG